The Epilithonimonas zeae genome contains the following window.
TTTTATTTTTATTTGAGGCCAAACGTACAATCAAGCGTTGGCCTGAATATTTCGTTGCCTTAATTCTCCTGTTAATCGGCATTTTCTGTGGAAATCAGTTCAATCTTACCGTTGGAGAAGGAATTTATTTAAATTCTCCGTACACAATTGGTTTTATGACAGGATTATTAAGTCTGGTTATCATCTTTTTTGCCATAATTTTTGCCATTCAGGTGCTTTTTAAAGATTGGGATTCGAAATTTGATATTCTCATTTTCTCGTATCCATTTTCAAAACGAACATATCTGCAGGGGAAATTTCTTACTTTTTTTCTGCAGACTTTCTTCAGTTTTATATTTTTAATGATTGGATTTATAATCGGACAAAATCTAAGAACGGGAAGTGAAATTCAGCAACATTTTCAGTTCTGGCATTACTTCTACCCTCTTCTGATTTTCGGCGGAATCAATTGTATCGTAGTCTGCAGCTTTTTATTTTTCATTTCATTTACCACCAAGAAAAAACTACTGGTTGTTGTCGGCGGACTGTTTCTTTACGTTCTTTATATGGTGATCCTCGTTTTTTCCAATTCACCGTTTATGGCAGGAAGTTTACCGCAATCATTACAAACACAGCAATTATCAGCATTGATAGACCCTTTCGGGATTTCATCTTATTTTTTTGAAGCAAGAACGTTATCGGCTCAACAAAAGAATGAATTGATTGTACCATTTACCGGATTTTTATTGATCAACAGAATCGTTTTTGTGATTATTTCAATGTTACTTTTGGTATTGACTTACAGGCTGTTTTCATTCTCTCCACCTTCCCAAAACAAAAATAAAAGCAAAAACAAGGTCGCAAGTATTTCTTTTACTAAAAATTTAAAACCATTTACAACCGCGAGAACTTCTTTTGGATTTATTTCTGATATAAAATCCGTCTTATCATTTGCAAAAATCGATCTCATTTACCTTATTAAAAGCATCACCATTGTAGCCATTTCAATATTACTCTTATTTTTTGTTGGAATGGAAATGTACGCTGAAATAGAAAAGGGAATCCGTCTTCCTCAAAAATATGCGAGTTCAGGATTGATGTCGACTACCATTTCGGAAAATTTCCATCTATTTGGAATGCTGATCGCCATTTATTTTATTAATGATTTGTACTGGAGAAGCCATTCATCGGGGTTTTCACTGATTGAGAAAAGCACTTATTTTTCTAAAAACAAACTCAGCGGACATTTTCTTTCCATCAGTGTCTTATTTTTCTTTCTTACGGCTATTTTGATTTTTGAAGGATTGATATTTCAGTTCATTTACAGCTATTTTCACATCGATTGGAATGCGTATCTGGGAACCGTTCTTTTTAACACTTTTCCATTAATTCTTTTTTCAACTTTTATTTTGCTGATCAATGACAATATTAAAAATCGATTTGTAGCGCTGGGAATTTCTGTGCTTGTGGGTTTTACATTCGCAGGACCTGTCTCGAAAAAAATCATATCCAATCCGTTATTGAGAATATTTTCAGATTACAAAGGCGTTTACAGCGATTTTAACGGATACGGACCTTATGCGTCAGCTTTTGCAGAACGATTGCTGTTCGGACTAAGTTTAATTGCTTGTTTTTGGCTGATTAATAAAAGCTTCAAAACAAAAAAATGGAATGTAAAACAACTCATTCTCACAGTTTTTATATTATCTGTTGGAGTTTTTGCCGGAAATCTTTTTATGAAAGGTTATATTCCTCAAAATGAAGATGAAAAGATGGCACAATCGGCTCAATACGAAAAGAAATTCAAACATTATAAAGATCTTGCACAACCGACCATTACTGATGTGACTACCGAAATACAGCTTTATCCATCTGAAAATTCTTATCAGATCAATGGAACATATAGGTTGTTAAATCAAACCGATCAACCTATTGACAAGATTTTGATTAATTTCGATTCTGATCTCCAAATAGAATCAGCCAATTTCAAAACAGATTCTGAATCAAAAAAAATTGATCAGAAAGTAACTGAAATTGACTTAAAACAATCTTTAAAGCCCGGAGAAAAAGCCACTTTGGATTTTAAAATTTCCTATCAATGGTCGGCAGTTAATGGTCACGATTCTTTCAATTCAATCATAGAAAATGGTTCTTTTATGAGAATCAGCCGATATTTTCCAACTTTCGGATATAAAGCTGATAATGAAATTGAAGATGAAGAAAAACGGGCCGAATTTAAACTCGAAAAGCAATCGGAATTAAAAAAATTAGAAGCTCCAGAAGTATTCAAAAAAGATTTCATTAATCTGAATATGACCGTTTCAACAGAAAAAGACCAGACCGCTGTAGGAACCGGAGATCTGATTCAACATTATAATAAAGATAACAGAAATTATTTTCAATATAAATCGACTGGGATTCCATTTCGATTTGCTGTTTCCTCCGCAAAATATCAGATGAAAAGCTTGATTTATAAAGGAATAACGATCAATATTTTTTATAATAAAAAACATTCGGAAAATGTAGATCATTTACTTAAAAATGCAAAAATTACGTTGGATTATTGTACACAGAATTTTGGAAAATATCCGTTCAAAACCATCAGCTTTGCTGAAGTTTCTTCTTTCACGAAGGGTTTTGCGGCTACCGCTTATCCATCATCTATTTTTATGACAGAAGATATGCTTTTCCACGCCAATATTAAAGCTGATCAAAACCAGGATGTCATCAATGAACTTGCAGGGCACGAACTTTCGCATCTCTGGTGGGGAAACAGCCAGATCGATCCCGATGACAGAGAAGGCGCTGTGATGCTGACTGAAACCTTAGCAATGTACACCGAAATGATGATTTACAAAAAGATGTACGGAAAAGAAAAAATGTTGGAAAGAATAAAAGTTCATCAACAGATTTTTGATAATGAAAAAGGCTTATCTGAAAATCAGCCGCTTTACAAAGTGAGCGGTGAAAATACGCATATTTCGTATTCAAAAGGTGCTGTCATTATGGTGAAATTGAGCGAACTGATTGGTGAAGATAAGGTAAACCAAGCGCTTAAAAGTTTTCTCTTACACAATCAATATCCTAAAAAACCGACTACTTTGGATTTGCTTAAAGAGTTTTATAAGGTAAGTCCTAATGATGAAGTCAGGAAGAAAGTCTATAATTTATTCAGTTCTGAATAATTTTAAAACTTTAATAAATGAAAAAATCCCCGTACTTTTATCAGTGCGGGGATTTTTTCGAGACATATAGATCAGTCTTCCTTGGTCACTTTAACATCTGTAAAGTGTCCTAAAGTTCCGGGACCTATCCATAATCCAATACTTCCACGAACATCTTTACCCTGTTTCAGGTCGTTGACGATCAAGGTAGGCTGAGAAGCACCATTAACATACAACGTTGCAGTATCATCCTTTACTACAATTTTTATTTTGATCCATTCTGCAGGCAATATATCGACGTATGATTCATACTTTTCCGGCGTCTCTTTTCTTAATTTTTCCCAAGGGAATCCTGGAATGGAAATATATTGGCTGGAGTGGTTTCTGCGAATCTGATCATCTGCCCTTCCATTGGTCGGTCGCAAATAAAAAACTTCCATTTTAGAAGCATCCAAAGCTGCCCTGAATGCAATTCCAACAAACCCACGAGCCGTTTCTCCCGCATTAGCAAGCGGCTGCCCAGAAATTGTAGCTTCAATAATACCGTTATGAAAATCTATGTCCTTCAAAATCGCCAATGTGTTGTCTCCAATAGCTTGACCAGGAATTTCTAAGGCTAAAGCGTCTTTACCTTTATAGACCGTTTTCTTGGCAGTTACCTGAAACGGTAGTACATCATATGGAGTTATTGCTTTGTTTTGCGCTTTGGACTGTAAACTAAACATTAAGCTTAACACCAAAATAAATAACAGCTTTTTAGTCATATGGAAGAGGATTTTAAATCTTTGATCCCTCTAAAATAAAAGAAATAAGGTTTCCATTCAAATATATCAGTCCCTAATTTGAAATTATATCCTAAAAACACTATTGAGAGAGTGATATAAAATAGGGAAACTATGTTTTCATTTTCTAATTAAATTTAAAATGAATATATTTCAGTTCATTTTAAATTTAATGGGTTTCGATGTAGAATCTTTTTCTTCCCAACTATTTTATTTAGCTGGAATTTTAATTGCTTTTTTTGCCTGTTTTCTAATATTGGGGAAGTCTCAGAAAGGATTGGCAGATTATCTTCTTTCGGTATGGTTTCTATTAATCGGGATCCATCTGATCTGTTTTTTATTTATATTTTCGAACTCGTACATTAGATTTCCTTATCTTCTTGGATTGGAAATACCTTTGCCATTGGTTCACGGTCCAATGTTATATTTGTATCTCAGTTGTCTTACAGGAAATTATCCCAAAAGAAAAATATGGTTGCTTCATCTGGCGCCTGTGGTGATTGTTTACTTTTCCTTGCTTGACTTTTTTCTGATGTCATCCCACGATAAGATTGAGATCTACCAACATAATGGAGGTTCCTATAAAGTATTGCGCACCATTATAAGCTTAATAATTGCTTTTTCAGGTATTTTTTATGTGATTTTAAGTACATTAATGATAAAAAAATATCAGAGACAGATATCAAATATCTACTCAAATACTGAAAAAATCAACCTGAACTGGGGATTTTACCTCATCATTGGTATATCGACGATCTGGATAGCTGTTATGATAAAAAGTGAGATCCTTATTTTTTCCCTCGTTGTATTATTTGTAGTATTGGCCGCTTATTTTGGAATCAGTAAAGTTGGTATTTTAAATCCGGCTCTACTCGACAAGAAGGACGAAGAAAATTTAAATACTGACAATGAGATTGAGTATCCAAAATACCAGAAAAATTTTGCCGGTGACGAAACGATACAACGCGTTTATAAAAAATTAGTTTCTCTGATGAATGACCAGAAGCTGTATAAAGATCCGGAACTTAATCTGAATCATATTGCAAAACTACTCGATGTCCATCCCAATGTATTGTCTCAAACCATCAACTCTGTCGAAAATAAAAACTTCTACGATTACATCAACCGCTACCGTATCGAAGAATTTAAAAGAATCGTTGTATTACCAGAAAATCAAAAATTTACAATTCTGACATTGGCATTCGAATGCGGATTTAATTCCAAAACCTCATTCAATAGAAATTTTAAGAAATATACGGGCTGTTCACCTCGAGAATTTTTAAAAGATCAGAAGCTTATTTCCTGAGACTATTTCCTACAAAATACCAATTATTTTATATTTAAATTATCAAAAATAGGTATCATCTTTCATTTTGGAACACTTTTATCACCTGTAATTCTGACTTTTACAGAAAATTTAGAAATCCTTATGAAAAAACTACTGTTTGTCCTGATTTGTATTCTTGCGCTTATGATTGGCGCCTATCCTTTGACCTATGCTTTTGTAGATCATAAAAACACTTTCTTGCACACCAAAGCGCCAGAGCTTCTTGCTAATTTAGTTTGGAAAGCTACATTTTTCCTGCATATTATTTTTGCTGGTCTATCATTACTGATTGGATGGACGCAATTCGGCAGCAAATTCCGAAATAAACATTTGAAGCTACATAGAATGTTGGGAAAAATCTACATTATCTCTGCATTGATAGGTTCTCTTTCAGGAATCTATCTGGGATTTTATGCCAATGAAGGTGCTGCCGCAGCATTGGGATTCATATCTCTAGGATTGGTCTGGTTTATATTCACGTTTAATGCCTTTTTGGCAATAAGAAAAAGAAATATAATAGCCCACCAACAGCTTATGATATATAGTTATGCCTGTACTTTTGCTGCAGTTACGCTGAGGTTATGGTATCCACTTTTAGTAAAAATAACCGATGACAATTCCTTTTCATACATTACTGTTGCCTGGCTCTGTTGGATTCCGAATATTTTTGTGGCCTATTTTATTAATAAAAAGAATAAAATTGCAGATGAATCTCTTATTAAGTTCACAAGACAAGACCATTAGTTTTTTAAATTGCTAAAATGGCTCTTCAGCTTGTCCTAAATTGAATTATAACTTCAGGGGAAATTGAAAGGGGAAAAGTGAGATAAATGTATCAAATGAAATAGTAGCAATTACAATCCTTAGACAAATATTTATGTTAGCCAATAAAAAATGGTTATAATTCAGTATTGACAGATATTGTTTAACCATATACTTTTGTTCATCTAATAGATTTTGAAAAATTATGAAAACCCTCATTCTTAAATTGACAATCCTAGTTGCCATACTGATTTTCCATCAGAACCAGGCTTGTTCTGCCTTTTTGCTTACAGGAAAAAATTATAATGTAGTTGGTTTTAATGAAAACTGGAAAACAATGCCTGGAATGATCGTTGTCAATAAACGGGATGTTGTTAAACGAAATATAAGCTGGCAGAATCTTACGACCAATGACACACAAGCCTCAGCAAGCTGGACATCTAAATATGGATCAGTGACATTCAATCTTTTAGGATATGAATTCCCTTGCTATGGCGTTAATGAAAAAGGATTATTCCTGGTTGAACTTTATCTTCAAGAAACCAACAGATTCCGAAATCCTAAACAGGCAGATATGTTTTGGGCACAGTGGATTCAGTATCAGTTGGACAATTACAAATCGGTTAAGGAGGTAATCAAACATCTTAATGACGGTCCTAATATTGATTGGTGGCCTAATGCAGCTGGTTCACACTTCTTTCTGACTGATGCAGCTGGTAATTCTGCAACGATTGCCCTCTTAAATAACAAGTACACTGTTCTAAGCAATAAGGAAATGCCAATGCCACTACTGTGCAATAATCAATATCACACAGATATAGACAAAGCTAAAAAATATGATTTTATGGGCGGAAAAGAAAGGTTTGACCTTAACCAGATAAATTCCTGGGATGATCGTTTCAGTAAGGCTTACTTTATGATGAAAAACTACACATATGATGGTAAACCTGTGGATTATGCGTGGAACATTTTAAATTCTATCCATCCCGGAGAATGGCAAACTGTAATCGATACCAAGTTAATGACCCTATACTTTCGTTCGGATTTGCAGAAGGAAATCAAATCAATTGCATTGAATGATTTAGATTTTTCGAAAAATTCATCGGTTAAATTTTTAGACATTCATACAAAGAAGGTGGGACAGGTAAATAATTCCTTCGAAGTGCTGAGCATTGAAAAAAACAGTGAATATGTTGAGAAAGGTTTTCCCATTGGCTATGACAATAAAGAATTTGCAACATCTAATACCTTTTCCCAATTAAAAGAAAATATTAAAAATTTTTTCAAGACTGTCCTACCTTCTACTGATAAGAAGTAGACGTTTTAAGCTAGGGATTCTATTAAGACTTTTCAGGTTCAAAACATTGAAATAATAGAAAAAAAAAGGTTAGTTTAGATAGCTAAAAAAACTGTTCTAATACTTCCTTGCTTTCCTTCAGATATTGACGAAGCGAGATAAATCCGTTCCGAAGGTAATAAAAACCGTCTGTCAAATGTCTTACTTTTGAAATATGTCAAACCGTATGAAAAAAGACCACCTGATTCTATTACTGTTGGTACTGATTAAATTTTTTCTTCAGTATTCATTAATAAACACTGAATATGAATTGCATAGGGATGAATATTTGCATCTTGATCAGGGCAACCATCTGGCTTGGGGCTTTTTATCTGTACCGCCTGTTAATTCCTGGCTTGCCTGGGTAGTTCAAACGCTTGGAGCTTCTGTGTTCTGGGTAAAATTCTTTCCGGCATTATTCGGCGCACTTACCATAGTGGTTGTATGGAAAATAGTGGAAACTTTGAATGGGGATCTCTTTGCAAAAATATTGGCAGCAACAGGCGTATTGCTTTCCATTCTACTACGTTTGAACATGCTATTCCAACCAACTTCCCTGGAAGTATTGCTGTGGACATTGCTGTACTTTGTTTTGATTCGATATTTTAGATCTGAACAGGCTAAATGGCTATATGTGGCAGCGGTTATTTTTGGAATAGGCTTTTTGAATAAGTATAATATTGTATTTTCAGTCTTGGGCTTGATACCTGCTCTTTTAATAACCCAACATTGGAAGATTTTCCTTAATAAACATCTGTATTTTTCTGCATTATTAGCCTTGATGATAATGTTGCCTAATCTGATCTGGCAGTTTAATCATAATTTCCCTGTAGTTGACCATATGGGTGAGTTAGCAGAAAGGCAATTGGTTCACGTAAGCCGCCTTAATTTTTTGAAGTCACAACTGCTTTTCTTCGTTGGAGTACTGTTTGTTTGGCTGCCCGGTTGCTATGCCCTGTTATTTTATAAACCTTTCAAGGAGATTAGATTTTTGTTCTGGGCTTATGTTTTTACGATAGTTCTGTTTGTAATTTTTAGGGCGAAGGATTATTATGCGATTGGTCTTTACCCTACTTTTATTGCTATTGGTGCAGCATATCTTGGTATTTTGTTTGAGAAGAGCCGGATAAAGTGGATTCTGAAGATTACAAGCTTGAGTATTCCTGTACTGCTGTTTTTACCATTGTACAATTTTGCTTTTCCAAACAAAAACCCAAAGTATATAGTAGAGCATCCTGATCATTACAAGCGTTGGGGATTATTGCGCTGGGAGGATGGGAAGGATCATTCCCTGCCACAGGACTTCGCTGATATGCAGGGCTGGAAGGAATTGACTCAGAAAACTGATCAGGAATATATCAAAGTCTCAAAATATGGGAAGACGTTGGTCCTTTGCGATAATTATGGACAGGCAGGTGCTATCAATTATTATTCAAAGCAGAACATTAAGGCCGTTTCGTTTAATGCCGACTACCTTTACTGGTTTGATCTGAGTGAAAAATATACCAATCTGATCCGCATCAAGGAATATTCTGAGCCTGATGAACTGATTGAAACAGGTCCATATTTTAAAAAAGCTGAATTAGTGGATTCTATTGTAAATCCGTACGCAAGAGAAAGAGGAACAATGATATTTAGTTTTATGGGGGCAAAAATGGATATCAGAGACCGTCTTAAGGCTGAGATTGATGATGCTAGATAAACTTTTTACATTTCACATTAAATTTAATTGTTTTGCTGAATCATAAACGATTTAATGGCTAATACATATCTTTGCTTTTATTATGAACAGCTCAGAAAATCCATTAAACCACAGCTTTAGCGCTGAACTTGTTATTGAGGCCTTAAGTGCTTCTCCTGCTCCCACGGCCATTTATTCAGGTGAAAATATTGTGATACGGTTTGCTAATGAGGGAATGCTTGCGCTTTGGGGCAAAGATGCGTCCGTAATAGGCAAACCATTGATGGAGGCAATTCCCGAATTGGAAGGTCAGCCTTTTTTCGGTTTGTTGCAGGAAGTCTGGCGTACCGGCAATAGTTTTTCAATTTCAGAAGCGCCTGCTAGACTAATTAAGAACGGTAAGGAAACGCTGGATTATTTCGATTATGAGTATAAGGCACTCTTGGATGCTGATAATAAGACCTGGTGTATCTTGAATACTGCATTAAACGTAACAGCTCGCCGTGATTTCCTGCAGCAGATCAAAGAGAAAGAGGAACGGGAAAAAGTTTTTAATGAAGAACTAGCTGCTACATTGGAGGAACTGACTTCTACCAATGAAGAACTCGGCAGTTCTCTGAGTCAGCTAGCACAAAGCAGGGAGTATATCCGTACTATTATTGAACAGGCTCCTGTAGGCATCGCTATGTTGAAAGGACCTAATCATATCATAGAAATTGCTAATCCGAGAATTCTGAACATATGGGGGCGTGAAGAGTCAGAAGTTATAGGTTTTGCACACGAACTGGCACGCCCAGAATTAATCGGCCAGCCTGTGAACCGATGGCTCAGAGAAGTTTACCAGAGTGGAAAACCTCAGGTCAATAAAGAATTTTTGGTTAAACTTCGTCATCAGGAAGGTCTGAGGGAGGCCGTTGTTAATTCTATCTATCAGCCTATTTTTTCTGGTGATGGAAGTATTTCTGGGGTTTTGGTTATACTTGAAGAAATTACAGAACAGGTTTTAGCGCGGAGAAAAAATGAGAATGACCAGCAGATGTTGGCTTTGGCTATTGATGCTGGTGAGCTGGCTACTTTTTATTACCAGCCTACAACCAACCTATTTTCAGGGAATCCACTTCTGAAAAAATGGTTTGGTTTATCTTTAGATGAAAATCTGGATCTGTCTCTCGCATTGTCAGTGATTGTACCGGAAGACCGTGAGCGCGTGGTTGAAGCCATTTCGTCTGCACTTAGCAAAAAATCTGATGGTCATTATTTTATTGAATACCGAATCCAAAACAGTACAGACCAAAAGCCAAGGCTGCTTCAGGCCAATGGCAGGGTTTTTTATGATCAGCAAGGCAATCCTTTGAGCCTCAATGGCACACTGAGGGATATTACAGAACAGAAAAAAGAGGAACAAAGGAAAGACGATTTTATGGGAATGGTAAGTCATGAACTTAAGACACCTATTACGTCACTTAAGATTTATCTTCAGGTTTTACAACGGGAAGCCGCAAGAACAGAAAATATTTCTCAACAAAACATGCTTGAGAAATCTTTAAAGCAGGTTGATAATATGACCGGTATGATTAACGGATTTCTTAATGTTTCAAGGCTGGATTCTGGGCAGTTGCATCTGGAAAAAACATCATTTGATTTTCATTCATTGTTCTCTGAAATTGAGGACGAGTTACAGTCAACCATAACAACACATCATTTCGATTTTAAGGCATCCGAACCCATTTTGGTATGTGCAGACCGAGAAAAGATATCGCAGGTTCTTCATAACCTGATTGGCAATGCAATAAAATATTCTCCTAATGAAAGTGTAATCACTATAGCCTATGAGCCTACTGGGAATGACAGTTTAAAAGTCAGTGTAGAGGATCAGGGCAAAGGTATCTCTGAAGATGATCAACACCGGATCTTTGAACGCTATTACAGAATTAAGGACAGCAACAGTGGTTCAATAGCAGGTTTTGGGATTGGACTTTATCTTTGTAAAGAAATTGTTGAACTTCACAATGGCAGCGTAGAAGTCCAAAGTAAACTAGGAAGTGGCACTGTGTTTAACTTCTATTTACCTCTTGGAGAAAAAAATTGATTAAACTATTTCTGAAAGGCAAAGTATTTGGTAATTGGTTTCTTGGAAGGTGTCGAGATTTTTCAATATTACACTAAAATAATCATAATAATCAATGGCCAACAACCGCAAATAGAAAAAAGACACACTAAATTGTAACCGTGATGTAAATAATGGTTCGATTTGTCCAATTTGCAAAACGAATAAAAACATTACCTATATTTTATGGATTAGCAACAGCTGCAAACTGAAAGATTAGAATTTTAGTCTGTAATCCAATTAGTTTTTAAGAATCATCAAACTCCTCTTATGATTTTGGAAACCATAATGTTCATAAAGTTTTTTAGCTTTCTCATTATGATTTTCTATTTCCAATAAGACAATTTTGAAATTATTTTCAACAGAAAAATCCTTCACAAATTCCAGAGCCTTTTTTCCCAATGATTTCCCTTGAAATTCCGGTTTTACAAATAATTCATCCAAGAACAGAATCTCGCCACCAAATTCAAAACTGAAATATTTAGCCAAAATAATGTAACCTACAATTTCCTCTTCAAAAATAATTTTAAAACAATCTCCGTAATTGTCATTATTGATGAATTTTACAAAATTATCAGTCGTTAATTTTTCATCAAAAGGATATAAATCAATCGCATAAAAATCCTTCATCATTTCGCATAATTCAGGAATATCAGAGATGTTTGCTTTTAAAAATTCGTGATTCATTTTTTCTTTTTATTTTCTCTCCAGAGCCAAGGCGCAACTGGAACATTATCTTTCCAGAGTCCTACTCTATTTTTTCGAGCTTCGTTTTCCAGTTTTGCATAAGAAGAATCTTTGGAATATTTTTTATAATGCCAAGCCATTCCTTGTTTTAGCATTTGCTTATTCACATTTTGATTTTTATCATTGATGACAACTGCAATTAATCGTTTATATCGGTCGTATTTTTCTGCTTGAACTATGACAATTTTTCCGAAACAAAGATTGGATAAAGTTTGTTTCGCCTGATTTCCAAAGGGCTGCGTTCCTCTTTTCTCCGGCGAATCTATGTGTGCGAGACGAATTTTAATGGGATTTTTCTTGTAAAGAACTTCCATTGTATCACCATCAGAAATCCCAATGACTTTCGCAGAAAATGTTTTATGACTAAGATTTTCCTTAAATTGACTTTGCCCAAAACAGAGAATCGAGATAAAGATTAATACTAAAAATCTATTCAAAATAATTAAATCTCAAATTTCTTTTTAGCCAATTCTTTTCTTACACGGCTCAAACTTTCCGGAGTAATTCCAAGGTAAGAAGCTACCATCCATTGTGGCGCACGAAGCATCAGATTCGGGTATTTTTTCAGGAAATCCAGATAACGTTCTTCCGCAGTTGTGCTAATCAAAGCATTTACTCTATTCTGAAGATTCTTGATATGGTTAAACATCAATCGTTGATTTTTTTCGGCAACATCAGGATAGATTTTTGAAAGATTCTCAAAGAAACCTTCTCTTGTCACCACAATCGTACTTTCCTCGATGGCTTCTATGTAGAATCTCGATTTTTCGTTAAGCAACTGACTGGTTGTATCAGAAATAATCCAGTTTTCCGGCGCAAATTGTATCACGTGTTCTTTCCCAGCTTTATCAATAGAATACATTCTCAATAAGCCTTTTTCCACAAAAAATGTACAGTCAGAAATCTCGCCTTCTCTCAGGATGATTTCGTTTTTTTTAACTTCTTTGATTTCATAAAAAGATGAACATAGTTCTAAGCTTCCAATCGGAACACCTAGTATTTTAGAAAGATGATTGCGGAAATTCTGATATTCCATTTGTGTTGATTGTATTTAATGAGCAAGGATGATTAATTAACTGTATGCAAATCGATATTTTGGTGAGATGCGTTGTACGTTGATTTTCCATTTTCCAGAACGATAAGCTGTGGACTCTGGTGAACAATATCAAAACGGGATTCAATTTCGTTTGATAAGTTTCTGTGAGCTAACAAATCCAAAAAATAATACGAGTAATCTTTATCCGAATTCTGCATTTGCTTTTCGAAGTTTTTCAACACAGTTTTACTGATGAAACAACGTGTAGAATGTTTGAAAATCAAGACTTTTTGCTGAGAAGATTTCTCAACAGCAGAATCCAAATCTTTTTCAGATTCAATTTTTCTCCAAAGACTTTTGGTCTGATCCTGCTCTTCTTTTTTACCAAATATTTGATCTAAAAATCCCATAAAATCGATTTGAGTAAAATTATGATTTTATATCGAAATAGAAAAAAAATTTTGACTAATGGTGATGATGAAACAAATGTCCGCCTAAAGCCAAAACAATTCCGCAAATGACCAGAATAATCTTTTGCCAGTCCATCTTGTGATTCTTGTTACTTTCAAAAATAATTACGGACGAAATATGAAGGAAAATTCCGCCAACTACAGCCAAGAAATAGACTTTCAAATTCTCGTCAAAGTACTTCCCTAAAAGCATTCCCAGAGGTGAAGCCAAAGCAAAAACGAGGACAATCAGCCAGAATTTGGTAGAGAAATTTTTGCTGTGAGCCAAGAAACTTCCCAAGACAAATGAAATCGGGATATTATGAAACAAAATCCCTAATAAGTAAGGAGAAAACGTCTCTTTCTCGTGTGATAAAGGAATTCCTTCTATAA
Protein-coding sequences here:
- a CDS encoding M1 family aminopeptidase, with translation MNVLFLFEAKRTIKRWPEYFVALILLLIGIFCGNQFNLTVGEGIYLNSPYTIGFMTGLLSLVIIFFAIIFAIQVLFKDWDSKFDILIFSYPFSKRTYLQGKFLTFFLQTFFSFIFLMIGFIIGQNLRTGSEIQQHFQFWHYFYPLLIFGGINCIVVCSFLFFISFTTKKKLLVVVGGLFLYVLYMVILVFSNSPFMAGSLPQSLQTQQLSALIDPFGISSYFFEARTLSAQQKNELIVPFTGFLLINRIVFVIISMLLLVLTYRLFSFSPPSQNKNKSKNKVASISFTKNLKPFTTARTSFGFISDIKSVLSFAKIDLIYLIKSITIVAISILLLFFVGMEMYAEIEKGIRLPQKYASSGLMSTTISENFHLFGMLIAIYFINDLYWRSHSSGFSLIEKSTYFSKNKLSGHFLSISVLFFFLTAILIFEGLIFQFIYSYFHIDWNAYLGTVLFNTFPLILFSTFILLINDNIKNRFVALGISVLVGFTFAGPVSKKIISNPLLRIFSDYKGVYSDFNGYGPYASAFAERLLFGLSLIACFWLINKSFKTKKWNVKQLILTVFILSVGVFAGNLFMKGYIPQNEDEKMAQSAQYEKKFKHYKDLAQPTITDVTTEIQLYPSENSYQINGTYRLLNQTDQPIDKILINFDSDLQIESANFKTDSESKKIDQKVTEIDLKQSLKPGEKATLDFKISYQWSAVNGHDSFNSIIENGSFMRISRYFPTFGYKADNEIEDEEKRAEFKLEKQSELKKLEAPEVFKKDFINLNMTVSTEKDQTAVGTGDLIQHYNKDNRNYFQYKSTGIPFRFAVSSAKYQMKSLIYKGITINIFYNKKHSENVDHLLKNAKITLDYCTQNFGKYPFKTISFAEVSSFTKGFAATAYPSSIFMTEDMLFHANIKADQNQDVINELAGHELSHLWWGNSQIDPDDREGAVMLTETLAMYTEMMIYKKMYGKEKMLERIKVHQQIFDNEKGLSENQPLYKVSGENTHISYSKGAVIMVKLSELIGEDKVNQALKSFLLHNQYPKKPTTLDLLKEFYKVSPNDEVRKKVYNLFSSE
- a CDS encoding helix-turn-helix domain-containing protein — its product is MNIFQFILNLMGFDVESFSSQLFYLAGILIAFFACFLILGKSQKGLADYLLSVWFLLIGIHLICFLFIFSNSYIRFPYLLGLEIPLPLVHGPMLYLYLSCLTGNYPKRKIWLLHLAPVVIVYFSLLDFFLMSSHDKIEIYQHNGGSYKVLRTIISLIIAFSGIFYVILSTLMIKKYQRQISNIYSNTEKINLNWGFYLIIGISTIWIAVMIKSEILIFSLVVLFVVLAAYFGISKVGILNPALLDKKDEENLNTDNEIEYPKYQKNFAGDETIQRVYKKLVSLMNDQKLYKDPELNLNHIAKLLDVHPNVLSQTINSVENKNFYDYINRYRIEEFKRIVVLPENQKFTILTLAFECGFNSKTSFNRNFKKYTGCSPREFLKDQKLIS
- a CDS encoding DUF2306 domain-containing protein translates to MKKLLFVLICILALMIGAYPLTYAFVDHKNTFLHTKAPELLANLVWKATFFLHIIFAGLSLLIGWTQFGSKFRNKHLKLHRMLGKIYIISALIGSLSGIYLGFYANEGAAAALGFISLGLVWFIFTFNAFLAIRKRNIIAHQQLMIYSYACTFAAVTLRLWYPLLVKITDDNSFSYITVAWLCWIPNIFVAYFINKKNKIADESLIKFTRQDH
- a CDS encoding linear amide C-N hydrolase translates to MKTLILKLTILVAILIFHQNQACSAFLLTGKNYNVVGFNENWKTMPGMIVVNKRDVVKRNISWQNLTTNDTQASASWTSKYGSVTFNLLGYEFPCYGVNEKGLFLVELYLQETNRFRNPKQADMFWAQWIQYQLDNYKSVKEVIKHLNDGPNIDWWPNAAGSHFFLTDAAGNSATIALLNNKYTVLSNKEMPMPLLCNNQYHTDIDKAKKYDFMGGKERFDLNQINSWDDRFSKAYFMMKNYTYDGKPVDYAWNILNSIHPGEWQTVIDTKLMTLYFRSDLQKEIKSIALNDLDFSKNSSVKFLDIHTKKVGQVNNSFEVLSIEKNSEYVEKGFPIGYDNKEFATSNTFSQLKENIKNFFKTVLPSTDKK